The Lacticaseibacillus rhamnosus DNA window GATCTTAATGTTCATACAACTCAGCCCTTTATCACGTCATTCATCAACCGGTAACTTATCCTTTTCAAGTATACCAGACGTTTTGCGGCGTTTGCCTATTGTCATCGTTCGGTTTTTAGCGCAAAATATACAAGTTGAGGTTTTTTCAAATGAGGTAAATTGATGATTGTTATTCAGCGTCTGATCAGAGATCGGGTCCTGCAGATCACCGCCTTGTTGGTTGTCATAAGCTTATTCATCGGACGGCCTAAAGCAAGCGACATAAGTTTTGCCACATTATGGTCAATTCTTGCCATGATGACGGTGATTCAAATCTTCGAACACCTACATATTCTTGATTACTGGGCTTATCGGTTAACTTCGCGAGCAAACAACACGCGTCAGTTAACATGGTGGTTTATTTTTCTGGCGATTTTTGCCAGCATGTTTCTTTCCAATGACGTGACGGTTTTAACCTTGGTGCCGTTATATCTGCGGGTAGCCAAGAAATATCAACTGCCGGAAATTCTTCCAGTAACCTTGATCGGGATGGCCGCTAATTTTGGTAGCGCCTTCACGCCATTTGGCAATACGCACAATATCTTCTTGATGCACCAATTCGAAATCGATCTCCAGCAGTTCTTTAGTTGGTCCATTCCGCTGTTGGGGTGCAGTTTCCTGGTGTTAGTGCTATTGAGTTTATTCTTGCGTAATGTCCCAGTGCCAAAAGTACCGACTGAACATATTCACATCCAGATGCGTCCGACCCTGTTTGCCATTGCCGTTGCGTGTGTGGTTTTTGCCGGCGTCATTGGTGTCGTTCCGGCTTGGCTGGGTGCAATTCTAGCCATTGGGTTGTCCGTAGCGCTGGATCCTAAAGACATGAAAGATGTTGATTATGCGGTCGTGCTCACGTTTGCCGGCTTCTTCATTATCGTCAGTGTGGTGCGGCAAATTCCTTGGGTGACACATTTTCTATCCAGCCTTATCAACTCTGAACCGTCTGTTTATTTCAGCAGCATCATCACAAGTCAGGCAATCTCCAATGTGCCGTCAACGGTTCTTTTAGCGCGGTTCACTGGTTATGTCGAGGCCTTGTTCTACGGCTCCAACATCGGCGGCGTCGGAACGCTGGTTGGTTCCATGGCGAATCTGCTTGTCTTCAAACAATACATGATCTATGGCAGCCGACCGCATGCACGCTTTTTTGTCGGCTTTACGATCTTCAACTTAATTGGTTTATTGATTCTCGGCTGTGCGGGCTACTGGCTGACCATTCGCTAAAATAGATGATACCGTGACACTAGGTAACCATAGTGTGCACTGGAAAAAAGTCTTTGGGCACTTACATAATAAATAACACATGAAATGTATGCGTTTTCATTGCTTTTCCCCAAGAACGTGCTAGAATTAGGATTTGCTAAAGAACGAAGCGCATTTAATCCGCACGATGGCGTCAGACAAAGTTTTGTCTGGCGTCCTTCATTTCCGCATATGAAGCGGTTCGTTCGCGGACTCAGGAGGAAGATAACCATGAAGCGCAGGACGTTGTTTTCGATCATCGTCGTCACGCTGACCGCAGGATGTTTTACCTTATTCTACGGCATGCATAGTATGTGGACTGATACCCAATCAGCCCAAGCCGTTCAAGCTGCCACCGAAGAAGTTGACACATTATTCAAGGATAAGGCACACCAATTACCGGCAGACCAGCTTAGTCAAGAAAAGATCGAAGCGGTCGCGACCAAGTTACACGCAGCGCGGCAAAAGCTCACGGAACCTGAATACGCCGCCAAACTTGCCAGTGCCCAGGCTGATGTCGATGCAGCTAAACATATGCTGACCGTTAAAAAAGCGGTTGCACAAACCACCACTAACTTATCCGATTTAAAGACCTTAACAGACGAATCACACCAGGCCTTATCCGAACTTGCCACCCAAAAGCCCGAGTTTGTTCAGGCCTATCAAAAACGCGTGGCACAGTTATCCGATCAGGAATCGGCGGTTGCAAAGATTGCCAGTTTATTTGATGATCCCGACTTCAAGGAGCCAAAAGCCGGTCTTAGTGCTTCCCAAGTGCAAACCGCTTTGGCTGCCCTTGAACATGTGAATAATCAACAGTTTGCCGACCAAATGCTGCCAATCATCGCCACCGCCCAGCAAGCAGCAACTGATGATCAGACAACGAGTGAAGCCAGTTCATCTGAATCATCAACATCAGGCGAATCAAGTTCCGCATCGCAGACAAGCACAAGTAGCACACCGTCAGCATCCACCAGCAGTCAGGAATCGACATCTTCATCAGCTTCTAATAGTGAATCTGAACAAAGTCAAAGCGTGCCAAGCAACTCAGCCGCCAGTTCGGCTAGCTCCTCAGGCCAATTGCCATAAAATCGTATCAAAATCAAAAAGCCGGGTACCAGCGCGACCAAATTGTCACCGCGCCGATACCCGGCTTTTTTCGTTATCCTGATCACAGGGTTGGATCACTTGTCTGCCATTTCTGCTATGACCTATGACGGACAGCATGCAGAACGTCACTAAGCTGCTAGTTCGGTCACCAGTTGCGTTAGATAATCGATAAATCCTAAGTAATCCGCAATGGCAACATTTTCGTTTGGGCCATGCGCGGTCGAGTTAGCATTACCGATGCCACAGGAAATAATCGGCGCATGATTGACATCATAAAAATACTTCATTGGCCCGCTGCCAGGGGAGTTTAACTCAACTTGGACATCATCATCTCCATAAGTGTCACGCGCCAATGCTAGCGCTGTTTGCACGCGTGGGTCGTCAGGATCGGTGCGAAATGGCGGTTCGCCGAGAAAGTCCGAGACCTCAATATCCGGGTAACCGCCTGCTATGAGTGCGGCTTTGACCAGTCGCACCGTCTCAGCTGGCGTCTGGTCCGGAACCAGCCGCAGATCAATCTTGGCCAAAGCTGTATGCGGTAGAATCGTTTTGCCAATGCCTGGGCCTTCATAACCGCTTGAAAGTCCGTTAATGGTCAAGCTAGGGCGATTATACAGAGCTTCTTTGATCTGATCGTCTGCCACCGTAGCCGGACGGGTGATCCCATAATTCTTGGCAAAGGCTGCATAATCAAAGTCAGCTTGGTTAATGAGTTGCTTTTGGGTCGCCGTTAAAGGTTTGATCGCATCAAGAAAATGCGGAATGGTGATCTCATCCTGAGCATTTTTCAAGGTTGCCAGTGCCTGAACTAGCCGCCATGCCGGATTCTCTGTCACCGCGCCGAAACTGGAATGAAGATCGAAATCAGCGGTCTTGACACTCATCTGAAAAGCAACACCGCCTTTGACGCCCAAAGAGATTTGAAATTTACCTTGCTCATTTCGTCCACCTGATTCCCACAAGCAAAAATCAGAAGCAAGCAGATCGGCATACTGAGTCAGCAGGTCATCAAGATGGGGACTGCCTTGCTCTTCTCCGCCTTCAACCAGAAACTTAATCGTACATGGCAACCCGCCTTGTGCTTGCAACCGGGCAATCGCTGCCAGTCGCGCTGCTAATTCACCTTTATCATCATTGATGCCGCGTGCATAGAGATGAGTAGCGGTTATTTTCAATTCAAACGGGTCACTTTTCCAAAGCTGCAGCGGCTCGGCCGGCTGGACATCGTAGTGATTATAGAAGAGTAATATCGGGGCCTCCGCTGTTTGGCCGGGAAACACTGCATACACTGCCGGATTGGCACCATCCGTCCGTAGAATTCGGCTGGTGGTGGCACCTAGGTCAGTAAATTGTTGCTTTAAAAAGGCTGCGGTTTCGGGAATCTGATTTTCAGCCGCCAGTGAAACGGACTGCAGTCGAAGATATTGCGTTAAAAAGTCTTGCATGGGAAGCGTCATCGTGACACCTGCTTTCTGGTTAATTTATTTGAAGTATGCATAGCGATATTCAGCCGGTTGCAACATGCTGTAATGCAAGCCGCCAACTTTCGTGTTAATCAGGCGGCTGTTGGCACTTTGATAAACAGGAATGTAACCGGCCACGTCAATTACCCGGGCATTGGCAGCAAGTTCTTGTTGATAGCGTGCGGTTGCGCTTTGGCCGTTGGTATCATTCACTTTATTCATTAAAGCTGTATACTCGTGATCGCTAAATTTCGAAAAGTTTGAAATATTATCAGCAGTGGCGGTGTTTAGATAATCTGAGGGGTCTTGAATCGTTGAATTCCAGCTCATCAAGACAGCATCGAATTTGCCATTCAATGATCGCTGAATCCGCGTCATTTTCGGTAAGCTATTCACGGTAACTTTAAGTTGCGGCAGGACTTTGGTGAGCTGACTTTGTAAATATTCGCCCACTTGTTTATCGGTACCAACATCGGAAGTGAGAATCGTAAAGCTGATGCTGTCGGTATGAAGCTCCTTCAAAGCTGCTTTGAGATAGGCCTTTGCCTTCGTCGGTGAATAGGTTAACGGTGTTTTGGCATCGCTGGTGAAATCTTTACCTGTCGTCGGATTGGTTGCCAATCCTTTAGGGGCAAATGCCTTAGCCGGTTGCGAACCATCTTGCAAAACTTTGCTGGTGAGAGCTTGGCGATCCAAGGCGGCGGAAATGGCACGCCGTAAGTTGACGTTGTTCAGTTGCGGATTCTTGGTGTTGAGCTGCAGGTAATTCATATTCGCAGCCGGCGTTTTGCTCAATGCCGGATTGTCCGCTTCTTTTTGGATCAAGTTGCCTGATAACGGTGCATCATCCAGCTTGCCTGTAGCGAAAAGATTATCAACGGTACTGGAATCTTTCAAAACATTGACGTGTACATGATTGATTTTCACCGACTTAGCCGCATAGAAGTTCGGGTCTTTGACATAATCCCAGCTGTCACTGGTCGTATTAAAATGCTTAATTTTATAAGCGCCATTGGTCACAATTTTGTCGGCAGCCGTGCCAAACTTCTTGCCGTAACGCTTAACGGCAGCTTCATTGGTTGGATAATAACCGGTCATCTGACTGGAAAAATAAGGCGTTGGCTGGCTCAACTGAATCTTGAGTACGTACTTACTAGGTGCGGAAACGCCCAAAGTATCCGGCGACTTTTTTCCAGCGACAATATCCTGATAATTCGCGATCGCATCGTATTGATACGCGAATTCGGTTTTAGTCTTGGGATCAACAATGCGTTTGAGTGAGTAGACAAAATCCTTGGCGGTCACAGGCGTCCCATCGCTCCATTTGACATCGCGCCGTAACGTCAGCGTGTAGGTCTTGCCATTGTTGGTTGGCTTAACAACCTTTGTGGCCATTGCCGGAATGATTTTGCCGGATTGATCGTGATCATAAAGCGGCGTCATGATCTGCTGAAGGATCCCGCCGCTGGTTGCATCAAC harbors:
- a CDS encoding SLC13 family permease, with the translated sequence MIVIQRLIRDRVLQITALLVVISLFIGRPKASDISFATLWSILAMMTVIQIFEHLHILDYWAYRLTSRANNTRQLTWWFIFLAIFASMFLSNDVTVLTLVPLYLRVAKKYQLPEILPVTLIGMAANFGSAFTPFGNTHNIFLMHQFEIDLQQFFSWSIPLLGCSFLVLVLLSLFLRNVPVPKVPTEHIHIQMRPTLFAIAVACVVFAGVIGVVPAWLGAILAIGLSVALDPKDMKDVDYAVVLTFAGFFIIVSVVRQIPWVTHFLSSLINSEPSVYFSSIITSQAISNVPSTVLLARFTGYVEALFYGSNIGGVGTLVGSMANLLVFKQYMIYGSRPHARFFVGFTIFNLIGLLILGCAGYWLTIR
- a CDS encoding M20/M25/M40 family metallo-hydrolase; amino-acid sequence: MTLPMQDFLTQYLRLQSVSLAAENQIPETAAFLKQQFTDLGATTSRILRTDGANPAVYAVFPGQTAEAPILLFYNHYDVQPAEPLQLWKSDPFELKITATHLYARGINDDKGELAARLAAIARLQAQGGLPCTIKFLVEGGEEQGSPHLDDLLTQYADLLASDFCLWESGGRNEQGKFQISLGVKGGVAFQMSVKTADFDLHSSFGAVTENPAWRLVQALATLKNAQDEITIPHFLDAIKPLTATQKQLINQADFDYAAFAKNYGITRPATVADDQIKEALYNRPSLTINGLSSGYEGPGIGKTILPHTALAKIDLRLVPDQTPAETVRLVKAALIAGGYPDIEVSDFLGEPPFRTDPDDPRVQTALALARDTYGDDDVQVELNSPGSGPMKYFYDVNHAPIISCGIGNANSTAHGPNENVAIADYLGFIDYLTQLVTELAA
- a CDS encoding peptide ABC transporter substrate-binding protein, giving the protein MKKQLSLGLSLLGVTILLAACGQSAKAATNRRTLNVAVSTEASSLDPAHAVDATSGGILQQIMTPLYDHDQSGKIIPAMATKVVKPTNNGKTYTLTLRRDVKWSDGTPVTAKDFVYSLKRIVDPKTKTEFAYQYDAIANYQDIVAGKKSPDTLGVSAPSKYVLKIQLSQPTPYFSSQMTGYYPTNEAAVKRYGKKFGTAADKIVTNGAYKIKHFNTTSDSWDYVKDPNFYAAKSVKINHVHVNVLKDSSTVDNLFATGKLDDAPLSGNLIQKEADNPALSKTPAANMNYLQLNTKNPQLNNVNLRRAISAALDRQALTSKVLQDGSQPAKAFAPKGLATNPTTGKDFTSDAKTPLTYSPTKAKAYLKAALKELHTDSISFTILTSDVGTDKQVGEYLQSQLTKVLPQLKVTVNSLPKMTRIQRSLNGKFDAVLMSWNSTIQDPSDYLNTATADNISNFSKFSDHEYTALMNKVNDTNGQSATARYQQELAANARVIDVAGYIPVYQSANSRLINTKVGGLHYSMLQPAEYRYAYFK